Genomic segment of Paenibacillus sp. FSL R5-0623:
GTCCCCTACATCCTTCAGTACAGTTGATACACTTTCCAGCTGAACATGGGCATCTTTGTAAGAGGAATAGAAACGCTCTTGAGATTTCCCCTCCCATTCCCCTGTAATTCCATCGATCAATGACTTTAGCTCTCGGGACAAAGCAATACTTTCCTGACTGCTGGCCAGAAATCGGGTAGCGATCTCCTTAATACGTTCAGGTTCAATTTTGATACGGTCTGCCATTTATTTGACCCCTTTCCCATCCAGTTTTTCGATTTGATCCGCAAATCGTAATAATGCTTTTTTCAATATGGCCGGCTTGTATGGCTGGAATTGAAGCGTACCCTCCGTCAATTCAACCGCCAGATACAGCTTGTCTCCCCATTGAGCATAGTGATAATCCTCCTGATGCCACATCAGTCCATGCCTCTTCATAAACATCATGGAGCCTGAGCGCTCCCCATTACTGAAGATGTCTAATGCAAGCTCTGCCTGTTCTTCCGTATGCCCTGCTTGAACCAGTCTATTACGCTGGTCTACTTCGGTTAGCTGATTCCATTGATCCCACGTGCAGTCTTTGATGACCGCCTTTTTGGCTGGACTCTTATATTGAAGTGTCAGTGGAAAGAACCCTTTCATAGCTTCTAACGTTAACTGGGCGTCTGCCACAGGAACAAGGACAATGCCTCCTGATTCATCTACTGTTTGTTCAACAACGATTCGAGGAGTGAAATAGTAGTGACCTGCGTATTTCCCAGTGCCTTCAATCTTCTTACTCACATGCATCACATCGGCACTGCCGCATGCAGCAATGCAATAAGCGAGCATTTCATTCATATCATAGCCAGCCCCCTCTTGCTTCGGAACCAGATATCCTTTGTCTACAAATGTCTTTTCAATTACCTTATATTCCTCTTCTAATTCCTTAGCCAGATACCCGCGATAAGGATCATCAAAGTTAGCTATATGACGGACTCCCACCAACTGAGTCAAGAAGAAAAATTCTTTAGGAGAGAGTTGGAATGACCACTCTTCCGTTAATTCATTTTCCAAGATAAAGCACTCCTTCAATCACTATTTAAATAGACCAATAACATAAATAATTAGTGCAAAAACCAGCGCACCAACTGAAGCACCTATTACATAGATCCACATACGGTCATAGGTGGACTGTTTATTCTGTTGGATCAGTTGATTCCAGCCTTTTTTAACGAGGGTCTGCTTAGGTTCAGGGTTAAAGACAGTCTGATCTATGCCTTCTTGCACCTGCTCCATGGCAATGGAGATTTCAACATGAAATGGCGAACGATCGTTAAATTGCTCAATCAGCTTGCCATATTCCCAGAAGGCCGATGTCAGATTCCCCTGACGTTCCAATTGACGGGCTCGAGCCAATTGATTCTCTTGGGCGTGACTCAAAGCGTTAACAGCATACTCACTCGGCAAGTGATTAGATTCCTCTACTGGTTGCTCCAACTCTTTTTCCATTTCAGATGTTGGAATCGCCTCTTGCTCCACGAATTGCTTCGCTGAAGCCAGTGCAATCTGCCATTCTCCAAAGGTTGGGCATTGCTGTAGTTGCTCTGCATTCCACAACCGATCTAGCAACGCTGCTACTTCAGGGCCATACTGTTGTTCGAGCGTCGCTTGAAGAAGTACATAGCGCTCACTTTGTTGCTGGATTTCTTGTGGATCAAAATAACTATCTCCCCACGCTTGCTTACATATGTCTGTACTCGACCAAGCCAGCATCTCGGCAAGCAGGATTCCACCAGCAAATCGATCCGCAAGAGGACTCCAGTCCCCATACTCTCTAAGGAAAGTTGCGGTATATCCCGTTGCACCCTCTGGCAGATTATCGGGTTCCTCCAATTGCTTAGCGTACATTCCTTCCACATCAACTAATTCAACAGACATGTCCTCCGTCTCTTGATTAGAGTTGACGATCAGCAGATTAGAAGCTGACAAGTCGGCATGGGCTATGCCAGCTTGCTCCAATACAGCCATGGTAGATACCAAAACCATTGCCAGTTTCATTGATTGTTCCCGAGATAATGCTTCTCGGCCAAGCATTAATTCACTCCATGTCACACCATCAATCCATGGCATATGTGCACCGTAAAGTAATTCAGGATACTGTCCGAGCAACTCCATATCTTCTATCGGATTCAATATCGTTCGTGACCATACGCTCAGTCCCGAGTGGACTGTGAGGTCTGCCATGAGCTCTGTCAACTTCATGACAGATGGCTGTCGGAAGGCTGGGCGGAACACCTTCAAGGCACTGTTTTCTCCCGAGCTGTTAATAAGCTTGTATACTGTGCCTTCCCTGCCCTCCTGACCATAAGGCATGCCTTCGAATTGAGGGTGCTGGACCAGTCTGTAAACTTGGTTTCTGATTCGTAGTTCTGTATTTATATCAGGTGGAAACACGATTCTTGCTCCCCTTTGCACAAAAAAATGATTCGAAATTATATTGTTGAGAAGGAGTTAACCTGCTCAATGCGCAGATAGCTTCCATCCATTGCTTTTACATCCTCCAGAGACTGCTGAAGGTCCATGCTATT
This window contains:
- a CDS encoding WXG100 family type VII secretion target; translated protein: MADRIKIEPERIKEIATRFLASSQESIALSRELKSLIDGITGEWEGKSQERFYSSYKDAHVQLESVSTVLKDVGDELKAISERFSKADSIK